Proteins co-encoded in one Neodiprion lecontei isolate iyNeoLeco1 chromosome 3, iyNeoLeco1.1, whole genome shotgun sequence genomic window:
- the LOC124293760 gene encoding pickpocket protein 28-like: MDDYISTDKFSAVFKKFGVEDTKEARNFFHFISRPVYSTLNQTPIYNGTSPDNWLEIIRDLHIDYEPNQCGLQECTGTYKSLVVTEKGICTALYGAYSNYSSVDYWVSNNWTIFPQRSLPTYKYARRNDRINIQAIPLSYEASSPCLYQKFYVITGVLKTIRIFCTGTFYECGNHRHVKELALHYPNDLPELNTWWYNLKEMSVIDIKIDVQQTEGSDELREMSKSQRECNFPEDGDLKMWPVYTRNMCILECRYNFIKSRCGCYPYFARPIPGVPVCNSTQLHCISGISDSIISLKSNNKHLCTCPENCNTARYPNIRIGTAYNIDRVDVIPVRAVNIDIEFPFTKMRREVFFGFTEFLVSVGGAAGLFLGASIISFIEIFYYLTLKLFWYRFYMSKNRRK; encoded by the exons ATGGACGACTACATTTCCACGGATAAGTTTTCGGCAGTCTTCAAGAA ATTTGGAGTCGAAGATACAAAAGaggcaagaaatttttttcacttcatatCAAGACCAGTCTACTCAACTCTAAATCAAACGCCAATATACAACGGTACTTCACCTGACAACTGGTTGGAAATAATCCGGGACTTGCATATCGACTATGAACCAAATCAATGCGGTTTGCAGGAGTGTACCGGGACTTACAAAAGTCTGGTTGTCACAGAAAAAGGCATATGTACAGCCCTATATGGTGCATACAGTAATTACTCGTCAGTAGA CTACTGGGTGTCAAATAACTGGACCATCTTCCCACAGAGATCTTTACCGACATACAAGTACGCTCGTCGAAACGACAGGATAAACATCCAGGCAATTCCTTTGTCATACGAAGCAAGTTCTCCATGtttatatcaaaaattttatgttataACTGGTGTCCTTAAAACTATTAGAATTTTTTGCACGGGCACTTTTTACGAATGTGGAAATCATAGGCACGTAAAAGAA CTGGCGTTACACTATCCGAACGATCTACCTGAACTAAACACCTGGTGGTacaatttaaaagaaatgtCTGTcatagatataaaaattgatgttcAACAAACGGAGGGCTCTGATGAACTGAGAGAAATGTCTAAGAGTCAACGGGAATGCAATTTTCCTGAAGACGGAGACTTAAAGATGTGGCCAGTCTACACACGTAACATGTGTATCTTAGAATGtagatataattttataaaaagtcGATGTGGATGCTACCCGTATTTCGCAAGACCGATTC CTGGAGTTCCAGTGTGTAATTCAACACAGTTACATTGTATTTCGGGTATTTCTGattcaataatttcattgaaGAGCAACAACAAACATTTGTGTACTTGCCCAGAAAACTGTAATACAGCTAGGTATCCAAATATTCGTATTGGGACTGCCTACAACAT tgACCGAGTAGACGTCATACCAGTCAGGGCGGTAAACATTGATATTGAATTTCCCTTCACCAAGATGCGTCGTGAAGTATTCTTCGGATTTACTGAATTCTTAG TTTCAGTTGGTGGAGCTGCAGGATTATTTCTTGGTGCAAGTATAATATCATTCATTGAAATCTTTTATTACCTTACGTTGAAGCTCTTTTGGTATAGATTTTATATGTCTAAAAACAGACgaaaataa
- the LOC107217526 gene encoding uncharacterized protein LOC107217526 isoform X1, translating to MELQLVFFAYVVDTNELYDVQFKHISRGCGRGEGICLGLKEVRIKIPEAVRKGDSAIFECLYDTEGDILYAVKWYKGRREFYRYTPNESPAIKTFPIGTLSVNKNESNANQVTVTGLDLDAAGTYSCEVSADAPSFHTAIVSANMNVVELPQNRPSIHGMKRKYRVGDILRGNCTSDGSKPAANLTWYINDHQPLSSQTRYYNPQDSNIADQQYSAIGVQFLVTPEHFATGKLKVRCSASIYELYWQSTEVSAEEDRPRVRNFEPAATIVGINYLQPPPNLQTGQRKPDGQADVKDIDSSAGRRKVLNMMFVLLIILQITLIR from the exons ATGGAACTGCAATTGGTGTTCTTCGCTTATGTCGTGG ATACTAACGAACTTTACGACGTGCAATTCAAACACATTTCACGGGGCTGCGGCCGTGGCGAAG GAATATGCTTAGGATTAAAGGAGGTCCGCATAAAAATTCCGGAGGCTGTAAGGAAGGGTGATTCAGCGATATTCGAATGCTTGTATGACACAGAGGGCGATATCCTCTATGCCGTCAAGTGGTATAAGGGTCGGAGAGAGTTTTACCGCTACACCCCCAACGAGAGCCCTGCAATTAAGACATTTCCAATCGGTACTCTGAGTGTTAAC AAAAACGAAAGTAACGCTAACCAGGTTACGGTTACTGGATTAGACTTGGATGCTGCAGGTACATACAGCTGCGAAGTGTCGGCTGATGCACCTTCTTTTCACACTGCAATCGTTTCTGCAAATATGAATGTTGTCG AATTGCCGCAGAACCGTCCTTCCATACACGGTATGAAGCGAAAATATCGCGTGGGAGATATTTTGCGAGGAAATTGTACTTCCGATGGCAGTAAACCAGCCGCGAACTTAACGTGGTATATTAACGACCATCAG CCGTTAAGTTCGCAAACACGGTACTACAATCCCCAAGATTCGAATATTGCCGATCAACAGTACTCGGCAATTGGAGTGCAATTTCTTGTTACTCCGGAACACTTTGCCACTGGAAAGCTGAAAGTGCGCTGCAGTGCGTCAATATACGAATTGTACTGGCAAAGCACGGAAGTCAGTGCTGAGGAGGATCGTCCAAGAGTGAGAAATTTTGAGCCCGCTGCTACCATAGTTGGAATAAATTACCTTCAACCGCCTCCGAACTTGCAAACGGGACAGAGAAAACCCGACGGCCAGGCGGATGTTAAAG atattGATTCATCGGCGGGCCGGAGAAAAGTGCTGAACATGATGTTTGTGttattgataattttacaaataacaTTAATTCGATGA
- the LOC107217526 gene encoding uncharacterized protein LOC107217526 isoform X3 — protein MELQLVFFAYVVGICLGLKEVRIKIPEAVRKGDSAIFECLYDTEGDILYAVKWYKGRREFYRYTPNESPAIKTFPIGTLSVNKNESNANQVTVTGLDLDAAGTYSCEVSADAPSFHTAIVSANMNVVELPQNRPSIHGMKRKYRVGDILRGNCTSDGSKPAANLTWYINDHQPLSSQTRYYNPQDSNIADQQYSAIGVQFLVTPEHFATGKLKVRCSASIYELYWQSTEVSAEEDRPRVRNFEPAATIVGINYLQPPPNLQTGQRKPDGQADVKDIDSSAGRRKVLNMMFVLLIILQITLIR, from the exons ATGGAACTGCAATTGGTGTTCTTCGCTTATGTCGTGG GAATATGCTTAGGATTAAAGGAGGTCCGCATAAAAATTCCGGAGGCTGTAAGGAAGGGTGATTCAGCGATATTCGAATGCTTGTATGACACAGAGGGCGATATCCTCTATGCCGTCAAGTGGTATAAGGGTCGGAGAGAGTTTTACCGCTACACCCCCAACGAGAGCCCTGCAATTAAGACATTTCCAATCGGTACTCTGAGTGTTAAC AAAAACGAAAGTAACGCTAACCAGGTTACGGTTACTGGATTAGACTTGGATGCTGCAGGTACATACAGCTGCGAAGTGTCGGCTGATGCACCTTCTTTTCACACTGCAATCGTTTCTGCAAATATGAATGTTGTCG AATTGCCGCAGAACCGTCCTTCCATACACGGTATGAAGCGAAAATATCGCGTGGGAGATATTTTGCGAGGAAATTGTACTTCCGATGGCAGTAAACCAGCCGCGAACTTAACGTGGTATATTAACGACCATCAG CCGTTAAGTTCGCAAACACGGTACTACAATCCCCAAGATTCGAATATTGCCGATCAACAGTACTCGGCAATTGGAGTGCAATTTCTTGTTACTCCGGAACACTTTGCCACTGGAAAGCTGAAAGTGCGCTGCAGTGCGTCAATATACGAATTGTACTGGCAAAGCACGGAAGTCAGTGCTGAGGAGGATCGTCCAAGAGTGAGAAATTTTGAGCCCGCTGCTACCATAGTTGGAATAAATTACCTTCAACCGCCTCCGAACTTGCAAACGGGACAGAGAAAACCCGACGGCCAGGCGGATGTTAAAG atattGATTCATCGGCGGGCCGGAGAAAAGTGCTGAACATGATGTTTGTGttattgataattttacaaataacaTTAATTCGATGA
- the LOC107217526 gene encoding uncharacterized protein LOC107217526 isoform X2, whose amino-acid sequence MELQLVFFAYVVDTNELYDVQFKHISRGCGRGEGICLGLKEVRIKIPEAVRKGDSAIFECLYDTEGDILYAVKWYKGRREFYRYTPNESPAIKTFPIGTLSVNKNESNANQVTVTGLDLDAAGTYSCEVSADAPSFHTAIVSANMNVVELPQNRPSIHGMKRKYRVGDILRGNCTSDGSKPAANLTWYINDHQPLSSQTRYYNPQDSNIADQQYSAIGVQFLVTPEHFATGKLKVRCSASIYELYWQSTEVSAEEDRPRVRNFEPAATIVGINYLQPPPNLQTGQRKPDGQADVKGHNRPSQTKSTKEAI is encoded by the exons ATGGAACTGCAATTGGTGTTCTTCGCTTATGTCGTGG ATACTAACGAACTTTACGACGTGCAATTCAAACACATTTCACGGGGCTGCGGCCGTGGCGAAG GAATATGCTTAGGATTAAAGGAGGTCCGCATAAAAATTCCGGAGGCTGTAAGGAAGGGTGATTCAGCGATATTCGAATGCTTGTATGACACAGAGGGCGATATCCTCTATGCCGTCAAGTGGTATAAGGGTCGGAGAGAGTTTTACCGCTACACCCCCAACGAGAGCCCTGCAATTAAGACATTTCCAATCGGTACTCTGAGTGTTAAC AAAAACGAAAGTAACGCTAACCAGGTTACGGTTACTGGATTAGACTTGGATGCTGCAGGTACATACAGCTGCGAAGTGTCGGCTGATGCACCTTCTTTTCACACTGCAATCGTTTCTGCAAATATGAATGTTGTCG AATTGCCGCAGAACCGTCCTTCCATACACGGTATGAAGCGAAAATATCGCGTGGGAGATATTTTGCGAGGAAATTGTACTTCCGATGGCAGTAAACCAGCCGCGAACTTAACGTGGTATATTAACGACCATCAG CCGTTAAGTTCGCAAACACGGTACTACAATCCCCAAGATTCGAATATTGCCGATCAACAGTACTCGGCAATTGGAGTGCAATTTCTTGTTACTCCGGAACACTTTGCCACTGGAAAGCTGAAAGTGCGCTGCAGTGCGTCAATATACGAATTGTACTGGCAAAGCACGGAAGTCAGTGCTGAGGAGGATCGTCCAAGAGTGAGAAATTTTGAGCCCGCTGCTACCATAGTTGGAATAAATTACCTTCAACCGCCTCCGAACTTGCAAACGGGACAGAGAAAACCCGACGGCCAGGCGGATGTTAAAG GTCACAACCGTCCGAGCCAGACAAAGAGTACGAAAGAAGCTATATGA